A single genomic interval of Zingiber officinale cultivar Zhangliang chromosome 4A, Zo_v1.1, whole genome shotgun sequence harbors:
- the LOC121973608 gene encoding protein IQ-DOMAIN 3-like, giving the protein MMASKLKWFNSLRKSLLPQCLKTEFRKGNDKSKHSGFLGSQEMENCIQNSTSLLPPISMEDKLMVTESEQSTHAYTVALATAIAAEAKAAAIRAAAEAKAAAIRAAAEAIHLTTSTAKSSSKPTEDVAAIRIQTAFRGHQARASFRASKGLDRLRRVVDGIAAKSQTTKTLYSLQTMSRVQMQLPSRYKLEEIHIPQQPKFEKEDNKKKIGEGWNHSFQSKEQAEAMQLNKKEAALRRERALAYAFSHQWQSPSKSAAVPVLSFNRSGKFILQDPSNPQLGWSWLARLMSGKPWENQQNASSKTLSSAGGARRATTTTKSGSDSGSSSGCNLTVHSPTKLLSQASSTASSRKGSLSFCGGSRFSPEGEVRPRLRRHSIAGLPTAIDCNRLSQSPGDLKKNYTVSTQTAKPRSRLLPSLQAKGPVEKVKEQPAARIRRLSFCN; this is encoded by the exons ATGATGGCAAGCAAACTAAAATGGTTCAATTCTTTGAGGAAATCTCTGCTCCCCCAGTGCTTGAAAACAGAGTTCAGAAAGGGAAATGACAAATCCAAGCATTCTGGTTTCCTTGGTTCACAGGAGATGGAGAATTGTATTCAGAATTCTACTTCTCTGCTGCCGCCCATTTCCATGGAGGATAAGCTGATGGTCACGGAGAGCGAGCAGAGTACCCACGCCTACACAGTGGCGCTTGCCACAGCTATTGCTGCAGAGGCTAAAGCTGCTGCCATTCGGGCTGCTGCAGAGGCTAAAGCTGCTGCCATTCGGGCTGCAGCAGAGGCCATTCACTTGACCACCTCAACGGCTAAGTCCTCTAGCAAACCAACAGAAGATGTTGCTGCCATTAGAATCCAGACTGCATTCAGAGGTCACCAG GCAAGGGCTTCTTTCCGAGCTTCAAAAGGGTTGGATAGGTTGAGGAGAGTTGTCGATGGAATTGCTGCCAAGTCGCAAACAACAAAAACCTTGTACTCCTTGCAGACAATGTCAAGAGTGCAGATGCAACTTCCTTCGAGGTACAAATTGGAGGAAATCCATATTCCTCAGCAACCAAAGTTTGAAAAGGAAGACAATAAGAAAAAG ATAGGAGAGGGGTGGAATCATAGTTTTCAATCCAAAGAACAAGCTGAAGCGATGCAATTGAACAAGAAAGAAGCTGCTTTAAGAAGAGAGAGGGCTTTAGCTTATGCATTTTCTCATCAG TGGCAAAGCCCATCCAAATCTGCAGCAGTCCCAGTACTGAGCTTCAACAGAAGTGGCAAGTTCATTCTGCAAGACCCAAGCAATCCCCAATTGGGATGGAGCTGGTTGGCACGCTTGATGTCAGGAAAACCATGGGAGAACCAGCAAAATGCCTCCTCCAAAACTCTCAGCTCTGCTGGAGGAGCTCGAcgagccaccaccaccaccaaaagCGGCAGCGACTCCGGTTCAAGCTCGGGGTGCAACTTGACTGTGCATTCCCCCACAAAGCTGCTCTCCCAGGCATCATCGACTGCAAGCAGCAGGAAAGGTTCGTTGAGCTTCTGCGGAGGTAGCAGATTCTCTCCCGAAGGCGAGGTGAGGCCGCGATTGAGGCGGCACAGCATTGCCGGACTGCCGACAGCGATAGACTGCAACCGGCTCAGCCAATCCCCTGGGGATCTGAAGAAGAACTACACAGTGTCCACCCAAACTGCCAAGCCAAGGTCCCGGCTTCTTCCAAGCCTGCAAGCGAAGGGACCAGTCGAGAAGGTGAAGGAGCAGCCGGCAGCCAGGATTCGACGGTTGTCGTTTTGCAACTGA